The following proteins come from a genomic window of Halorussus halophilus:
- a CDS encoding VirB4 family type IV secretion system protein, with protein MKTLFVTGFPESASPGLLDRVCTHPSADVDVTIYADPEDPRSSLLQFESAIKSLKVDHIEAQEQGSAKTTVTERRIRDHESVYAQLQENAQRVLNVGVYLTIRGTSEEQVESVATSIRGELERQRLTTKTAAYRQDDALVTGSPVAKDELKQTTPMLGQAVGALFPFAASTTIEESGVLYGYHATTGAPIYLDRFARENGYNVLVAGEIGSGKSYDTKRLLLRRMAKDRDTGLVMIDPVGGFASLAESLDAEHYVIGGTRTVNPLEIRPTPAHLLENESGSPFTERTSAVMAFFESFFAYIGAPLGDRRQVLERCVREAYARNGITDDPTTHHHDSPIIEDVRVVLGDIATDPRTVLNGEDYSSGELDTWQHHAEDLRLNFEPFTTGGQFAFLNGQTEVDLTDSRVIYLDLQQFGGSSDGALAGLVMQPLYDAVYERLKGATGNTIVAIDEGHYLVESPGSVEWLKRTTRHSRHLDLSLHFVTQELADFYDTDGAETFINQSSIKLLHRQGNLTQAHADALGLTDAQAAFVRDAVVGKEGLGFSTALLDIDEDGTYPLRVTALPEEEALIEADDSRDSQPDRDTSPAEERGQSSD; from the coding sequence GTGAAGACGCTGTTCGTCACCGGATTTCCGGAGTCTGCGTCACCGGGACTGCTCGACCGCGTCTGCACGCATCCAAGTGCCGACGTGGACGTGACAATCTACGCTGACCCAGAGGACCCTCGGTCGTCACTTCTTCAATTCGAGAGCGCGATTAAGTCACTCAAAGTCGACCACATCGAGGCTCAAGAGCAGGGGTCGGCAAAGACGACAGTCACAGAGCGTCGGATCCGTGACCACGAGTCGGTGTACGCACAACTGCAGGAGAACGCCCAGCGCGTCCTCAACGTCGGCGTCTATCTGACCATCCGTGGCACGTCCGAGGAGCAAGTCGAAAGCGTGGCCACGAGCATTCGTGGGGAACTCGAACGCCAGCGATTGACGACGAAGACAGCAGCCTACCGGCAGGACGACGCGCTCGTCACAGGGAGTCCGGTCGCGAAAGACGAACTCAAACAAACGACGCCGATGCTCGGGCAGGCAGTAGGCGCGCTATTCCCGTTCGCCGCGAGCACGACAATTGAGGAGAGCGGCGTCCTCTACGGGTATCACGCCACGACCGGCGCGCCAATCTATCTCGACCGATTTGCCCGTGAAAACGGCTACAACGTCTTGGTCGCTGGTGAGATTGGGTCCGGGAAATCATACGACACGAAGCGGCTTCTGCTTCGGCGAATGGCGAAAGACCGCGACACTGGACTCGTCATGATCGACCCTGTCGGTGGGTTCGCCAGCCTCGCCGAGAGTCTTGACGCCGAACACTACGTCATCGGCGGCACACGGACGGTCAACCCCCTCGAAATACGGCCAACGCCCGCCCACCTCCTTGAGAACGAATCCGGCAGCCCATTCACCGAGCGAACTAGCGCCGTAATGGCGTTCTTCGAATCGTTCTTCGCGTACATCGGCGCGCCACTCGGCGACCGACGGCAAGTCCTCGAACGATGCGTCCGGGAAGCCTACGCCCGAAACGGCATTACAGACGACCCCACGACCCATCACCATGACAGTCCAATCATCGAGGACGTGCGTGTCGTTCTCGGCGACATCGCCACCGACCCGCGAACGGTCCTCAATGGCGAGGACTACTCGTCGGGCGAACTCGACACGTGGCAACACCACGCCGAAGACCTCCGCCTGAACTTCGAACCGTTCACGACTGGCGGCCAGTTCGCGTTCCTGAACGGCCAGACCGAAGTTGATCTCACGGACAGTCGCGTCATCTACCTCGACTTACAGCAGTTTGGCGGCAGTTCAGATGGCGCGCTCGCAGGCCTCGTGATGCAGCCACTGTACGATGCGGTCTACGAACGCCTCAAGGGCGCAACCGGTAACACTATCGTCGCGATTGACGAGGGCCACTACCTCGTCGAGTCACCAGGGAGCGTCGAGTGGTTAAAGCGGACGACCCGCCACTCGCGTCATCTCGATCTCTCCCTGCATTTCGTCACGCAGGAACTCGCGGACTTCTACGATACCGACGGCGCGGAGACGTTCATCAACCAGTCCTCGATTAAACTCCTGCATCGCCAGGGCAACCTCACGCAAGCGCACGCCGACGCGCTCGGACTCACCGACGCACAGGCCGCATTCGTCCGCGACGCCGTCGTCGGGAAAGAGGGACTTGGATTCAGTACCGCGCTCCTCGACATCGACGAAGACGGCACCTACCCGCTTCGCGTCACTGCGCTCCCTGAAGAGGAAGCACTCATCGAAGCCGACGACTCACGAGATTCGCAACCGGATCGAGACACTTCACCGGCAGAGGAGAGGGGGCAGTCCAGTGACTAG
- a CDS encoding type IV secretory system conjugative DNA transfer family protein: MFESGVDNPGGPLWVGYDQNARRGFREAPLRFDSLFRHNWITGVTGYGKTTELLNMMVQWAYAGYGFVYIDPKARDSRELLRKLPAHRLDDVVWIEPGAADHGKTIGLNFLKLPDCATTTERENEIENRIENLKAILDTDEYWGVNMESITESMGRAMLQSEKPFSVIDMYFTLLNAKRREEFARDVEDPYVREFCLEIARMDDETVRPLLKRIKSWVENAVIRRIIAHRESTIDFRDIIENDRIVIVSTPVENTDIKTMVALGVMRNLWSAIQQRSYEQDTKPDPYFVLCDEFDDIASDNLSIKSMLARARSMRLSVTLASQFPSQFDEETRKAMLNNCDNLLAFSVNDVDDAHLLMKRFRGYTADDLISTDQYQAWTKLPLDGGQYSEPVRIQSFPPYPPLRSANAVEGVIEESLHRYGADRLTDGEILQNLLYSDSNDAANPEKLLAETMAEAIRAVQLREGVRETNGWVDAPTVDEELLVRLDQTDHDHLDIETDPLEFPDVRDTSRLIEVDIDLQNDAVVTRLSEDGEDIVQPDTGDVRSAGGSEHDALLSDTERVLTEQGFSVQIVEQDGSTQPDATATHPEYDTAFTIEAESTTPERPAKVLRNLARAHEDGRIPIFVVRPGETTTEWADRIENMCSPPWRELADGTEQFYNCDEVVTFSGGATTRGGVTAIRPRTADSNRTVWTRDEDERVLSDGKTEFARIPDHESLSKDRVPAYYSHDRETGQYTVHEPGETTVYDSKDDFEAAWVPVKRPFVPDVELPDPPLSRDQYLILILPSDDAPLLFQHGLTYPLATCVQDGTLWPTTGDSTDEPRRENESWGIESDAGVEDIPASAEADALLEGDVTANGIEAFAAMYITQTEDTRVPKDEVYRAYTKWADQQGIDGTTKSWFTRKLGDVIEFDTKRRRVDGTRVQFYTDLALTETGYELLDQGGEPE, translated from the coding sequence ATGTTCGAGTCTGGGGTCGACAATCCGGGTGGCCCGCTCTGGGTTGGCTACGACCAGAACGCTCGTCGCGGGTTCCGCGAAGCACCACTTCGGTTCGACTCCCTGTTCCGGCATAACTGGATTACGGGCGTGACGGGCTACGGCAAAACCACGGAGCTACTGAACATGATGGTGCAGTGGGCGTACGCCGGGTATGGCTTCGTCTACATCGACCCGAAAGCCCGTGACTCCCGTGAACTCTTGCGGAAACTCCCCGCCCACCGCCTTGACGACGTGGTCTGGATCGAACCCGGTGCGGCCGACCACGGCAAGACGATTGGGCTGAACTTCCTCAAACTCCCCGACTGTGCCACCACAACTGAGCGAGAGAACGAGATCGAGAACCGCATCGAGAACCTGAAAGCAATCCTCGACACGGACGAGTACTGGGGCGTGAACATGGAGTCGATCACCGAGTCGATGGGCCGGGCGATGCTGCAGTCCGAGAAGCCGTTCTCGGTGATCGATATGTACTTCACGCTGCTGAACGCCAAGCGTCGCGAGGAATTCGCCCGTGACGTAGAAGACCCCTATGTGCGGGAGTTCTGTCTCGAAATCGCCCGCATGGACGACGAGACGGTACGGCCACTCCTGAAACGAATCAAGTCGTGGGTCGAGAACGCAGTCATCCGACGCATCATCGCCCACCGCGAGAGCACCATCGACTTCCGGGATATCATCGAGAACGACCGGATCGTCATCGTGTCCACGCCCGTGGAAAACACGGACATCAAGACGATGGTCGCGCTCGGCGTGATGCGGAACCTCTGGAGCGCCATCCAGCAGCGGTCCTACGAACAGGACACCAAGCCGGACCCGTACTTCGTATTGTGTGACGAGTTCGACGACATCGCAAGCGACAACCTCAGCATCAAATCAATGCTCGCCCGCGCCCGATCGATGCGGCTCTCGGTGACGCTTGCGTCCCAGTTTCCCTCGCAATTCGACGAGGAGACACGCAAGGCAATGCTGAACAACTGCGACAACCTCCTCGCGTTCTCGGTGAACGACGTGGACGACGCCCATCTCCTAATGAAGCGATTCCGTGGGTATACGGCCGATGACCTCATCTCGACCGACCAGTATCAAGCGTGGACGAAACTCCCACTCGATGGAGGTCAGTACTCCGAGCCAGTCCGCATCCAGTCGTTCCCACCATACCCACCGCTCCGATCAGCTAACGCTGTCGAGGGCGTCATCGAAGAGAGTCTCCACCGGTATGGAGCCGACCGACTCACCGACGGTGAAATCCTCCAGAACCTCCTGTACAGCGATTCAAACGACGCGGCGAACCCGGAGAAGTTGCTGGCCGAGACGATGGCGGAAGCGATTCGTGCCGTCCAACTCCGAGAGGGTGTGCGCGAGACCAATGGCTGGGTGGACGCCCCCACGGTTGACGAGGAACTATTGGTTCGCCTCGACCAGACCGACCACGACCACCTCGACATCGAAACTGACCCGCTGGAGTTCCCCGATGTACGCGACACATCACGGCTCATTGAGGTCGATATCGACCTTCAGAACGACGCCGTCGTAACGCGACTTTCCGAGGACGGCGAAGACATCGTCCAACCCGATACAGGCGACGTGCGGTCGGCCGGAGGCTCAGAACACGATGCACTCCTGAGTGACACCGAACGAGTACTCACTGAGCAAGGATTTAGCGTTCAAATCGTTGAGCAGGACGGAAGCACGCAACCCGACGCCACCGCTACGCATCCCGAGTACGATACTGCGTTCACTATCGAAGCTGAGTCAACGACGCCAGAGCGTCCGGCGAAAGTCCTCCGAAATCTCGCCCGCGCCCACGAGGACGGCAGGATTCCCATCTTCGTCGTTCGCCCCGGCGAGACGACGACAGAGTGGGCTGACCGAATCGAGAATATGTGTTCGCCACCGTGGCGAGAACTCGCCGATGGAACCGAGCAGTTCTACAACTGCGACGAGGTCGTGACCTTCAGCGGTGGCGCGACGACTCGCGGCGGCGTGACAGCCATTCGACCACGAACTGCTGACTCGAACCGGACAGTCTGGACCCGCGACGAGGATGAGCGAGTCCTCTCGGACGGTAAGACGGAGTTCGCCCGCATCCCCGACCACGAGAGTCTGTCGAAGGACCGCGTTCCAGCCTATTACAGCCATGACCGTGAAACCGGCCAGTACACGGTGCATGAACCAGGGGAGACCACAGTCTACGACTCGAAAGACGACTTCGAAGCAGCGTGGGTTCCAGTCAAACGACCGTTCGTCCCCGACGTTGAACTTCCGGACCCACCACTCTCGCGCGACCAGTACCTTATCCTGATTCTCCCCAGCGACGACGCTCCACTCCTCTTTCAGCACGGACTCACCTACCCGCTCGCTACATGCGTTCAGGACGGCACTCTCTGGCCGACTACGGGTGACTCGACTGACGAACCCCGCCGGGAGAATGAGTCATGGGGTATCGAGTCTGACGCTGGAGTAGAGGATATCCCGGCATCTGCCGAGGCGGACGCCTTGTTGGAGGGTGATGTGACTGCTAACGGTATCGAGGCGTTCGCTGCGATGTACATCACGCAGACCGAGGACACCCGCGTCCCGAAGGACGAAGTGTACCGAGCGTACACGAAGTGGGCGGACCAACAGGGTATCGATGGAACGACCAAAAGCTGGTTCACCCGGAAATTAGGGGACGTAATCGAGTTCGATACCAAACGGCGCAGAGTGGACGGCACTCGTGTCCAATTCTACACCGATCTCGCCCTCACGGAAACAGGATACGAACTTCTCGACCAAGGAGGCGAACCAGAATGA